The genomic DNA TGAACGTCTGCACCTGGCTCTTGCACACACGCCAGTCCTGGTGTTCAGCCATGCACTCCTGCACAGCATAGTGCAGCTCAGCACAGCCAGTGCGGGAGATCATCTGTTCAACAGGGTCATCCTCATCATCGTCTTTACGGCTGCGGTCATGGGGTGAAGGGGACGCCATCCTTTTCCAATATAGTGCTTACTCAGTGGGTCTGCAGAGGACAACAcatgatgttattactgataaACAGTTAATACAGTTTCAGTAACAACCACATAAACCTCCCCTGCTGTTCCTTCAGCACGCCTTTGCTGTTCAGGCCCTCTTCGCAGTGATATCTCTTAATCTTTGGCTGTAAAAGTTGTATTAATTGAACTAACTTCCTTTCAGTCAGAATTTTGAGAGGGCCAATTGACCCCCTTAATAAGATACTGCTGTATTGTTTCATTCATTGTCtgttacatttccattttaatcaTATTTCCTCAAATGTTTTGAGTGTTTATGGTTGATAGTGTAGGATGTAAATGTATCCTGTCTCTTAAGGCACTTCCActttgtgaaaaagtatttgtattttttaatcaactATTATGTAATTTGTGCAATATAAATGCATTTGACTGGCAAATAGTTCGTCAGTCCCTTTGCAGATTTcgattttacatacaaaacatgtgATGATGAAATGTAAGCTAGTTAAAGAATATGTTCACACACAATCAACGTCCATTGTTCTCACCTGTTTATTCTCTTTGGACGAATCTGTCCGTCACTGAAGTTACgttttccataacctgcttaatTCAGACCTTCTCGTAATCAACCCCACGGTCTCCGCGGAGGACACATTTGAGCGAAGGACGAAAGTGTAACCGTAAAATAGTTCCGTCGATCCCTACATCTGTTCCGCTTCAGAAAACTATTGACAATTAATGTCATTTTGTGAACAAATTCATGAATCAATGAATATGTGAATGAAAATATTGTTCACACTGCAGTTTTAAACCAAGTAGAGCCGTGAATATACAGTTTGAAGCCACTAGAATGCAGGCCACATCACAATTAGTTGTTCACGCTCTCTGGCCTACAGACAGATTGTTTTGTATGTTCTACAATGCGTATCTGTATAATGTACAGGGGGTACGTGTAGCCAATAGAATACATAATTCTTATAGCCtgttacaaaaatgttgttgtgtaaTCACTCATCAAAATGATTTGAAAGCCtaatttataatgttttgaGTTGTTAACATTTATAAACTAAAAGCtaactaaacacaaaaacattgtcGGTAGGCCTATTATCTCAGATAATATGAAGAGCAATAGGCTATGATCTGACTAATGGATCTTGCTTCAGAGTGGGCTTCTGATTAATAAGCCTTGTTTGATTGCATTTACTAATAGAGCGAACTGAGCCATTGAAATGAAAACTAATTTCCGGACGGACAACTGATACCTCAGGCATGCAGGAAATGTTTCAAAGGGAATAAGCAGGAAGACAGTTGCAGTTGTagtcagatttctttttaatttcaaacatttaattgaaaaaatttAGATGACTCAAATCATACAGGATTTTGACACATAGAGACCAGGGTTTACGTCCATGCCCGCCATATGATGATCTGTTTGGTTTACTTAAACTTCATTAAAAAGACTTGGTTGAATATTGTAAAAGTCTCATACTTCAATATCAGCATTCACCTAATATTAAACCTTAATTTACTGGCTTGATGTGAACCAGCTCATCTGCAGTTGTTGCAATGGTGGATGAATCTTGATTAAAATATCCAGATGGAATTTTTAAGCATCTCCATGATAAAGACTATCTCTAGCTTTTGTAGGCGTTAATAAATTAAGTAGACAATTTCAACTCATTTTCCAGCTGTAAATGTTACAAGTCGGCCTTGTGTGAAAATCTGTTCCCTCTTCAGTGTTTCCCTATGCAGGGCTTAGTCTATGTTATGGTTATAAGTGTAGCAGGGAAaaggggttggggttaggtaTGGGTCGGTTTAAGTAAGGGGGAAACAgacttttacacttttacagtCAAAGTGGCTTCATTAAAACCTGTTTAatgaaaaatcatcaaaaagagCCCAGGCTCTTGACCCATTACACTTAAAGCCTGAATTACTTATTTACCCCTTATAACTTTGCTCTTTCGTTGGTTTGTGCCAATCAGATTTTTTCTCACCAGAGCCAAGGCTCTGATTTTGAGCTCTTTGGTTTT from Anoplopoma fimbria isolate UVic2021 breed Golden Eagle Sablefish chromosome 24, Afim_UVic_2022, whole genome shotgun sequence includes the following:
- the LOC129114023 gene encoding cytochrome c oxidase assembly factor 4 homolog, mitochondrial-like, which codes for MASPSPHDRSRKDDDEDDPVEQMISRTGCAELHYAVQECMAEHQDWRVCKSQVQTFKDCMMNFQIARKEQLMKQRQQQQPASTESAPS